A genomic region of Rhipicephalus sanguineus isolate Rsan-2018 chromosome 3, BIME_Rsan_1.4, whole genome shotgun sequence contains the following coding sequences:
- the LOC119385973 gene encoding neprilysin-2, with translation MSGGSEAPATPWAAPAATSIFPPRSQPLRWRLCVVCSALGVVVIGIGASLALQRIVSGPGAGSRGLLESGRRSRGSTSSPSMPGRRDSAPSCVGESCRLLSRYISESLQDGDPCDNFYEYVCANWSATYQLQGEAMYSEAVMSTRELEDKLTAMLAVGIEDTGSRAMFDLYNACLNMSTSGSEKLVFQEILDSVGLSGFPYAWSLASSAAVAGRLLRITGVAPFVHVSLTDSGIMLHGARTLFPDFVYVANAHRGWYIDAARRIAHMPMPELFDFEQELVALLSAPLEEFVTVSVKELESTAEWNWAEFLTNAMFGIRTIATTTKVTYEPKRLGVGLLGLVSSTKPALVLNYLGFRLALAYAPMLPGKRFRKLNDVAVAHTVGWEDGWGERRSHVCTVIAARAEPGLAAYLLAVQSKHDENEPVLKSMAEHAKRDVLEFLGEMSWVTESFLAKLEHRLKTLKTAFFAPAEWRKFAFRTSQCRPFNCASANLRAVDLFRKMVVQRQRRRLAASRRPFPDYPLDLFETDSRVLGDGTLFVPLGAVRGAYHQDAFWEYHLPRVLLQMSSALMDVFRDVSFELRSNYTDLHNRFAVAESCLREDRLSMSEATSVPFSSNGTAREDVRDLLAVAAAFRAYSRLIGASREGTLPGLPFSNDQLFFVHFALNRCERYDTAYEDQLLRHGRRAHARYRVNGPLRHSISFNRAFQCRRGSYMNPRRKCVF, from the exons ATGTCCGGCGGTAGTGAAGCTCCTGCGACTCCGTGGGCGGCCCCCGCGGCCACGTCCATCTTCCCGCCTCGTTCTCAGCCTCTTCGTTGGCGACTCTGCGTCGTCTGCAGTGCTTTGGGCGTGGTCGTCATTGGCATCGGCGCATCGCTGGCCTTGCAGAGAATAGTGAGCGGCCCTGGAGCTGGATCTCGTGGCTTGCTTGAATCCGGCCGGCGAAGCCGTGGGTCCACGTCGTCACCGTCGATGCCTGGTCGGCGAGACTCGGCACCGAGTTGCGTAGGCGAAAGCTGTCGTCTTCTTTCAAG GTACATTTCGGAGTCCCTCCAAGACGGCGACCCCTGCGACAACTTCTATGAGTACGTCTGCGCAAATTGGAGCGCCACCTACCAATTACAAGGCGAGGCCATGTACTCCGAGGCTGTCATGAGCACGCGTGAATTGGAAGACAAGCTGACAGCCATGCTCGCGGTCGGCATTGAAGACACGGGAAGCCGCGCCATGTTCGACCTGTACAATGCCTGCCTGAACATGTCGACCTCTGGTTCAGAAAAGCTCGTCTTCCAAGAGATCCTCGACAGCGTCGGCCTTAGCGGATTTCCGTACGCCTGGAGCCTCGCCAGTTCAGCCGCTGTGGCCGGCAGGCTCCTGCGAATCACCGGTGTCGCACCGTTCGTGCACGTAAGCCTGACGGACAGCGGGATCATGCTGCACGGTGCACgaacactcttcccggacttcgTTTACGTGGCCAACGCGCACCGTGGTTGGTACATCGACGCGGCTCGCCGTATTGCTCACATGCCCATGCCGGAGCTCTTCGATTTCGAGCAGGAACTCGTGGCGCTTCTCAGCGCGCCCCTTGAAGAGTTCGTGACGGTGTCCGTCAAAGAGCTCGAGTCGACTGCGGAGTGGAACTGGGCAGAGTTCTTGACGAACGCCATGTTCGGCATCCGTACAATTGCAACCACTACCAAAGTGACCTACGAGCCCAAGCGACTCGGGGTTGGCTTGCTCGGGCTCGTGTCTTCTACGAAACCAGCGCTAGTGCTGAACTATCTCGGGTTTCGACTAGCGCTCGCGTACGCGCCGATGCTGCCGGGCAAGCGGTTTCGCAAGCTGAACGACGTAGCAGTTGCGCACACTGTCGGCTGGGAGGACGGCTGGGGCGAGCGTCGCAGCCACGTCTGCACTGTAATAGCGGCGCGAGCCGAACCGGGACTCGCGGCTTACCTGCTGGCCGTCCAGTCGAAGCACGACGAGAACGAGCCAGTGTTGAAGAGCATGGCGGAGCACGCCAAGAGGGACGTCCTCGAATTCCTGGGCGAGATGTCCTGGGTGACGGAGTCATTCCTGGCCAAGCTAGAACACCGCCTCAAAACGCTCAAGACGGCCTTCTTCGCGCCGGCCGAATGGAGGAAGTTCGCGTTCCGCACGTCTCAGTGCCGACCGTTCAACTGCGCTTCGGCTAACCTTAGAGCGGTTGACCTGTTCCGGAAAATGGTGGTACAGCGGCAGCGCCGTCGCCTGGCGGCCAGTCGGCGGCCGTTCCCAGACTACCCGCTGGACTTGTTCGAAACCGACAGTCGCGTGCTCGGTGACGGCACGCTGTTCGTGCCTCTGGGCGCCGTGCGAGGCGCGTATCATCAGGACGCTTTTTGGGAGTACCATCTCCCGCGCGTGCTCCTCCAGATGAGCTCCGCTCTGATGGACGTATTCAGGGACGTGTCGTTTGAGCTGCGCTCCAACTACACGGACTTGCATAACCGCTTCGCAGTGGCCGAATCGTGCTTGCGCGAGGACCGGCTGTCCATGAGCGAGGCGACGTCGGTGCCCTTCTCGTCCAATGGTACGGCTCGCGAGGACGTGCGCGATCTGCTGGCTGTGGCGGCGGCCTTTCGAGCGTACAGCCGGCTTATCGGTGCCAGTAGAGAAGGCACGCTGCCTGGTCTGCCGTTCAGTAATGACCAGCTGTTCTTCGTGCACTTTGCGCTGAACCGTTGTGAGAGGTACGACACCGCCTACGAAGACCAGCTGCTGCGCCATGGGCGCCGGGCGCATGCCAGGTACCGAGTTAACGGACCTCTACGTCACTCGATCAGCTTTAACCGGGCGTTTCAGTGTCGGCGTGGCTCGTACATGAACCCGCGGCGGAAGTGCGTTTTCTGA